In Morganella morganii, the following are encoded in one genomic region:
- the copM gene encoding CopM family metallochaperone: MKKTLILTALLSGVMTFGAVANPVLLSGDMHAVTTPVQKELGDSMMRMHDDMAKTLSEQNADIAFAEGMIAHHKGAVEMAQIELKYGSDPEMRKLAQDIIDAQGPEIKQMQDWLKNNKPVKK, from the coding sequence ATGAAAAAAACACTTATTCTCACTGCTCTGTTATCCGGCGTTATGACATTCGGTGCCGTGGCAAATCCGGTATTATTAAGTGGTGATATGCATGCTGTTACCACTCCGGTGCAGAAAGAGCTGGGTGATTCTATGATGCGTATGCATGATGATATGGCAAAAACATTATCTGAGCAAAATGCGGATATTGCATTTGCTGAAGGTATGATTGCACATCATAAAGGAGCTGTTGAAATGGCTCAAATTGAACTGAAGTATGGTTCAGATCCGGAAATGCGTAAGTTAGCTCAGGACATTATTGATGCACAGGGACCGGAAATAAAGCAGATGCAGGATTGGCTTAAAAACAATAAGCCAGTAAAGAAATAA
- a CDS encoding type I-F CRISPR-associated protein Csy1 produces MTTHPFAFTHPCARRNRYGKAGAILAEVKKKNDGFLRSGNVVVPQDAEGNAAALEIYTFLMLKMQDGKTLLTHLCEESETAKKILGSENYRELRAGFLQIFSEDKIPVTNSKIKQVFFPVPDKECNAGYHLLSVLTPSGLLFELYRRLGKSGIFPGHLVVIHIGGSKPQNISALNMQNKGKACLLLSVPPGAVTTGGRYNVH; encoded by the coding sequence TTGACGACACATCCGTTTGCTTTTACACATCCCTGTGCCCGCAGGAATCGCTATGGCAAAGCGGGAGCGATACTGGCGGAGGTTAAAAAGAAAAATGATGGCTTTCTGCGATCCGGTAATGTGGTTGTTCCGCAGGATGCTGAGGGTAATGCTGCTGCACTGGAAATATATACGTTTCTGATGCTGAAAATGCAGGATGGAAAAACATTACTGACACATTTGTGTGAGGAAAGTGAAACGGCAAAGAAAATTCTGGGCAGTGAAAATTACCGGGAGCTGCGTGCCGGTTTTTTACAGATATTCTCCGAGGATAAAATACCAGTAACAAACTCTAAGATAAAGCAGGTTTTTTTCCCTGTGCCGGATAAAGAATGCAATGCGGGTTATCATTTACTGTCAGTACTGACTCCGTCGGGGTTATTATTTGAGTTATACCGCCGGCTTGGTAAATCCGGTATATTCCCGGGGCATCTTGTTGTCATTCATATCGGCGGGTCTAAACCACAAAATATTTCTGCACTTAATATGCAGAATAAAGGGAAAGCCTGTTTATTATTATCTGTCCCGCCGGGAGCCGTCACTACCGGAGGTCGTTACAATGTCCATTAA
- a CDS encoding type I-F CRISPR-associated protein Csy2, translating to MSINYLLLKNILIRNANALSGALIAGFPAVTAWLGFIHALERKVRKKGFPSVRFNHTGIICHHCHLQLYAEPGGVIYSALNRRKPPDKKGRNPSLVEEVYCHLNVSLLICGGNIQDKNKEFLTVVSETIKMLKIAGGDITDSGKQETGSFPDSKPRWCELRQCIASGYALLERRDVMVNAMNSGMDAMEALLKYTTAPGSVLIPVVTGYQGLSPPGIAKNARAEGIPHRFAESVITLGEFRPVDKLRDPSDMLWRYHYLPDENLYLCQQGKHD from the coding sequence ATGTCCATTAATTATCTGCTGCTGAAAAATATTCTTATCCGGAATGCCAATGCGTTATCCGGTGCACTGATAGCCGGTTTTCCGGCAGTTACTGCCTGGCTGGGATTTATTCATGCGCTTGAGCGAAAAGTGAGGAAAAAAGGGTTTCCGTCCGTCAGGTTTAATCACACCGGTATTATCTGTCACCACTGCCATTTACAACTGTATGCCGAACCCGGCGGAGTAATATATTCCGCATTAAACAGGCGTAAACCGCCGGATAAAAAAGGCAGAAACCCATCACTGGTTGAGGAAGTGTATTGTCATCTCAATGTTTCACTGCTTATTTGCGGCGGGAATATACAAGATAAAAATAAGGAATTCCTCACTGTGGTATCTGAAACAATAAAAATGCTGAAAATTGCCGGCGGGGATATTACAGATTCCGGTAAACAAGAGACCGGCTCTTTTCCCGACAGTAAACCGCGATGGTGTGAATTGCGGCAATGTATTGCTTCGGGATATGCATTACTGGAGCGGCGGGATGTCATGGTCAATGCAATGAACAGCGGAATGGATGCAATGGAGGCATTACTGAAATATACCACTGCTCCCGGTTCGGTGCTGATCCCGGTCGTCACCGGATATCAGGGACTTTCCCCGCCGGGAATAGCGAAAAATGCCAGGGCAGAAGGTATACCCCACCGTTTTGCGGAAAGTGTTATTACCTTAGGGGAATTCCGGCCGGTGGATAAATTGCGGGATCCTTCGGATATGTTGTGGCGTTATCACTATTTACCTGACGAGAACCTTTATCTGTGTCAGCAGGGAAAACACGATTAA
- a CDS encoding type I-F CRISPR-associated protein Cas7f/Csy3, with protein MTGFRNIPSVLSFSKKLIPSDGIFSGTSQHPDSRVTPLTIQTRTVRGTFAFRRKNGRGNEKISGQNINDPNIQSMDYCMLEAEQNVIIFSFSLKITGGLKYPAACNNEIFRQRYQAVITDYLEREHCREPARRYAHNIACGRFLWRNLVGAEHIEVVVDNLSAEKKTAVDI; from the coding sequence ATGACCGGATTCAGGAATATACCGTCTGTTTTATCATTTTCAAAAAAACTGATCCCCTCTGACGGTATTTTTTCCGGAACATCACAGCATCCGGATTCACGGGTTACTCCGCTGACAATACAGACGAGAACTGTCCGGGGAACATTTGCTTTCCGCCGGAAAAACGGGAGGGGAAATGAAAAAATATCCGGACAGAACATTAATGATCCCAATATTCAGTCTATGGATTACTGCATGCTGGAAGCTGAACAAAATGTAATCATATTTAGCTTCTCACTGAAAATTACCGGTGGGCTGAAATATCCTGCTGCCTGTAATAATGAAATATTCCGTCAGCGCTATCAGGCGGTAATAACGGATTATCTGGAAAGAGAGCATTGCCGTGAGCCTGCGCGGCGATATGCACATAATATTGCCTGCGGACGTTTTTTGTGGCGGAACCTGGTTGGCGCAGAGCATATTGAGGTGGTTGTGGATAATCTCAGCGCGGAAAAAAAAACAGCAGTGGATATTTGA
- a CDS encoding type I-F CRISPR-associated protein Cas7f/Csy3 codes for MHIILPADVFCGGTWLAQSILRWLWIISARKKKQQWIFDARKYSLRHFEQTDNIAGDLGRHIAAALSCDDGALLLAVSARVITGKGQEIYPSCEFVMNKRKGGSSRILCHIDGTAGMHSQKIGNALRSVDTWYPAFSDLTAGAGVIAADPYGAVTHLGAVFRPPGSGQDFYTLFEKWVSGKKTR; via the coding sequence ATGCACATAATATTGCCTGCGGACGTTTTTTGTGGCGGAACCTGGTTGGCGCAGAGCATATTGAGGTGGTTGTGGATAATCTCAGCGCGGAAAAAAAAACAGCAGTGGATATTTGATGCACGAAAGTACAGCCTTCGTCATTTTGAGCAGACGGATAATATAGCCGGCGACCTGGGGAGACATATTGCCGCAGCACTGAGTTGCGATGATGGTGCATTATTACTGGCTGTTTCAGCCAGAGTGATAACCGGAAAAGGGCAGGAAATTTATCCTAGTTGTGAATTTGTGATGAATAAAAGAAAAGGGGGGAGCAGCCGGATACTCTGCCATATTGACGGCACTGCGGGAATGCATTCACAAAAAATCGGCAATGCTTTGCGCTCAGTGGATACCTGGTATCCGGCCTTTTCTGATTTAACCGCAGGGGCGGGCGTTATCGCGGCCGATCCCTATGGCGCGGTCACACATCTGGGGGCAGTATTTCGTCCGCCGGGGTCAGGGCAGGATTTTTATACACTCTTTGAAAAATGGGTCAGCGGAAAAAAAACTCGCTGA
- the cas6f gene encoding type I-F CRISPR-associated endoribonuclease Cas6/Csy4, producing MRFYQTITILPDALISAVFLRQQIWRQLHLILAENKTGENSSAVAVAFPDYCRKPQTPGNRLRLLAGDYPSLAELGLSVRLAAFYPYIRLSGILPVPEKTLPVSYIREHVKGLRRSQTAGAGRLFIPETLPFIWTKSLSGGRHHRLFPFFIRKLDAKSAAEGRFTCYGLSHKRTESGRVATVPHF from the coding sequence ATGCGATTTTATCAGACAATCACGATTTTGCCGGATGCACTGATATCGGCAGTATTTCTCCGCCAGCAAATCTGGCGGCAGCTTCACCTGATACTGGCAGAGAATAAAACCGGTGAAAACAGCAGTGCTGTTGCTGTCGCATTTCCGGATTACTGCCGCAAGCCGCAGACACCGGGGAACCGTCTGCGGTTGCTGGCCGGGGATTACCCTTCTCTGGCGGAATTGGGGCTCTCTGTACGGTTAGCTGCTTTTTACCCGTATATCCGGTTAAGCGGGATCTTACCTGTGCCGGAAAAAACGTTACCGGTCAGTTACATCCGTGAACATGTAAAAGGGTTACGCCGTTCTCAGACTGCGGGTGCCGGGCGGTTATTTATCCCGGAAACGCTGCCGTTTATCTGGACGAAATCGTTGTCAGGAGGCAGACATCACCGGCTATTTCCTTTTTTTATCCGGAAACTGGATGCAAAATCTGCCGCAGAAGGGCGGTTTACCTGTTACGGACTGAGTCATAAGAGGACTGAAAGCGGGAGGGTGGCGACAGTGCCTCACTTTTGA
- a CDS encoding GH3 family domain-containing protein, which produces MLSSAMDNAWQHFRAGMPSVAPLGSLRERQFRWLSACLAANAACEYGQRYHFSAVKSVADYQQNVPLTTYSDLSSFITRMTAGEENLLCSAPVTAFELTGGSHSGGKLLPYTSAGLTDFRLAVTGWLRDVTRRFDLTSGHVYWALSPAVTRMTKTPCGITVGGGDALYLGADNLAAFSELSAVPLTLAQVEDAADWQLLTLIYLLQCPDLRLISVWSPVFLFPLLTALDTRQAEISALLRDGGEIAGHSLSADPAALVRYRRYLREQNTALLWPQLALISCWDQAASASPAQALMTRFPGVTLQGKGLLSTEAVITVPSDCGDPQLSADSNFYEFRRDNGQIYLADELLSGETYSVIVTTNSGLYRYQTDDLVLCTGHTPEGLPQLRFCGREGICSDLVGEKLTESFVCAGLPPSQNFAVLAADEQGYVLLLSDTCTETQAQAYCEETEQYLCTNPQYHYARRIGQLKPLTFLRLHQPAEHYFHRQLQRGKRLGEIKIPALLTSSDWRAMFEIREFP; this is translated from the coding sequence ATGTTGAGTTCTGCTATGGATAATGCCTGGCAGCATTTCCGTGCCGGGATGCCATCTGTTGCGCCGCTGGGCTCTCTGCGCGAAAGACAGTTCCGCTGGTTATCCGCCTGTCTGGCCGCAAATGCGGCGTGTGAATACGGGCAGCGGTATCATTTTTCCGCTGTAAAATCAGTGGCGGACTATCAGCAGAACGTCCCTCTGACAACCTATTCTGACCTCAGCTCCTTTATCACCCGCATGACGGCCGGGGAAGAAAATCTGCTGTGCAGTGCACCGGTCACGGCATTTGAGCTGACCGGCGGCAGTCACAGCGGCGGCAAACTGCTGCCTTATACTTCTGCCGGGTTAACCGATTTCCGTCTTGCTGTCACCGGCTGGCTGCGGGATGTGACCCGCCGTTTTGATCTGACCTCCGGTCATGTTTACTGGGCGCTCAGCCCGGCAGTGACGCGGATGACAAAAACGCCCTGCGGTATTACTGTCGGTGGTGGTGATGCGCTCTATCTGGGGGCGGATAATCTGGCGGCATTCAGTGAATTATCGGCTGTGCCGCTGACACTGGCGCAGGTTGAGGATGCGGCAGACTGGCAGTTGCTGACCCTGATTTATCTGCTGCAATGCCCGGATTTACGTCTGATCTCCGTCTGGAGCCCGGTGTTTTTATTTCCGCTGCTCACGGCTCTTGATACCCGGCAGGCTGAGATTTCTGCACTGCTGCGCGACGGCGGGGAAATTGCCGGACATTCGCTGAGTGCTGACCCGGCGGCGCTGGTACGTTACCGGCGTTATCTGCGGGAACAGAATACCGCGCTGTTATGGCCGCAGCTGGCGCTGATCAGCTGCTGGGATCAGGCTGCGTCCGCCTCACCGGCACAGGCGCTGATGACGCGCTTTCCCGGCGTGACACTTCAGGGCAAAGGGCTGCTCTCCACCGAGGCGGTGATCACCGTTCCGTCTGACTGCGGTGACCCGCAACTGAGTGCAGACAGTAATTTCTATGAATTCCGCCGGGATAACGGGCAGATATATTTGGCGGATGAATTGCTGTCCGGTGAAACATACAGTGTGATTGTCACCACGAATAGCGGGCTGTACCGCTATCAGACCGATGATCTGGTTCTGTGTACCGGCCACACGCCGGAAGGGCTGCCGCAGCTGCGTTTTTGCGGGCGTGAGGGTATATGCAGTGATTTGGTCGGAGAAAAACTGACCGAGTCGTTCGTTTGTGCCGGTTTACCGCCATCGCAGAATTTTGCTGTACTGGCAGCGGATGAGCAGGGCTATGTGCTGCTGCTCAGCGATACCTGCACTGAGACACAGGCACAGGCATATTGTGAGGAAACTGAGCAGTATCTGTGCACCAATCCGCAGTATCACTACGCCCGCCGTATCGGACAGCTTAAACCGCTGACATTCCTCCGCCTGCATCAGCCGGCGGAGCACTATTTTCACCGGCAGCTTCAACGGGGAAAGCGGCTGGGGGAGATTAAAATCCCGGCATTGCTGACCTCGTCTGACTGGCGTGCCATGTTTGAGATCAGGGAGTTTCCGTGA
- a CDS encoding B12-binding domain-containing radical SAM protein, translating to MTQTVYTPQRPLDLVLLSPKGPLYRKRGGIFKRSLRYQPLTLTTLSALVPKSLPVNIRLIDESIEELPEDFTADLVAMTVITGNAPRAYELAAQMRAKNIPVVLGGPHVTLLPQEALQHADTVCTGYSEQSWPQLIRDFMAGNMQREYRQGADFTLDIPDLPFPERERFDAKHFLTQGVFEATRSCAHNCEFCVAPSAWGRKQFQHPVEWVVEDIHRYVARTGKRKVIFVDLNLVSDIGYAKRLFTALIPLNIQWFGLSTVLIAHNHELMELMARSGCKGLLLGLETVSDGSLKDAGKKFNGSVDYKELIGDLHRLGIAIQGCFVFGLDHDTTDVFDRTVDLAIDAGIDLPRFSVLTPFPGTSLFKRLEEEQRILTTDWSLYDAQHVVFRPALMSAHELELGHERAWKKVYRYRSIAKRLWQARNFKPLALTANLGYRFYAHHLHQYYTCDWPVEHRPAKSGSH from the coding sequence ATGACACAGACTGTTTATACGCCGCAGCGGCCGCTGGATCTGGTGCTGCTTTCACCGAAAGGGCCGCTGTACCGCAAACGGGGCGGGATTTTCAAACGCTCGCTGCGTTATCAGCCGCTGACGCTGACCACCCTTTCCGCACTGGTGCCGAAATCCCTGCCGGTTAATATCCGCCTGATTGATGAAAGTATTGAGGAACTGCCGGAGGATTTCACGGCAGATCTGGTGGCGATGACGGTGATCACGGGGAATGCGCCGCGCGCCTATGAACTGGCGGCACAGATGCGGGCGAAAAATATCCCCGTCGTGCTCGGCGGGCCGCATGTCACACTGCTGCCGCAGGAGGCGCTGCAGCACGCCGATACGGTCTGCACCGGCTATTCCGAGCAGAGCTGGCCGCAGCTTATCCGTGATTTTATGGCGGGTAATATGCAGCGTGAATACCGTCAGGGCGCGGATTTCACGCTTGATATCCCGGACTTGCCGTTTCCGGAACGCGAACGGTTTGATGCAAAGCATTTTCTCACCCAGGGGGTTTTTGAAGCGACACGCTCCTGTGCTCACAACTGTGAGTTCTGTGTTGCACCGAGTGCCTGGGGGCGTAAGCAGTTTCAGCATCCGGTGGAGTGGGTGGTTGAAGATATCCACCGTTATGTGGCGCGTACCGGTAAACGGAAAGTAATATTTGTTGATCTGAACCTGGTGTCGGATATTGGTTATGCCAAACGGCTGTTTACCGCACTGATCCCGCTGAATATTCAGTGGTTCGGTTTATCCACCGTGCTGATAGCTCATAACCACGAACTGATGGAGCTGATGGCCCGCAGCGGCTGCAAAGGGCTGCTGCTGGGGCTGGAAACGGTCAGTGACGGCAGCCTGAAAGATGCCGGGAAGAAATTTAACGGCTCGGTGGATTATAAAGAATTGATTGGTGACCTGCACCGGCTGGGAATTGCGATTCAGGGATGTTTTGTATTCGGTCTGGATCACGACACCACTGATGTGTTTGACCGTACGGTGGATCTGGCTATCGATGCCGGGATTGATTTACCACGTTTCTCAGTGCTGACACCGTTCCCGGGCACGTCGCTGTTTAAGCGCCTTGAGGAAGAACAGCGGATTTTAACCACGGACTGGTCGCTGTATGACGCGCAACATGTGGTATTCCGCCCGGCGCTGATGAGTGCGCATGAGCTGGAACTGGGTCACGAACGCGCCTGGAAAAAAGTGTACCGTTACCGCAGCATCGCGAAGCGGCTGTGGCAGGCGCGTAACTTTAAACCGCTGGCGCTGACGGCAAACCTGGGTTACCGCTTCTATGCGCATCACCTGCATCAGTATTACACCTGTGACTGGCCGGTTGAACACCGTCCGGCGAAGTCGGGCAGCCACTGA
- a CDS encoding B12-binding domain-containing radical SAM protein gives MRLTFIHPAIGHRRGETYLRSWQMEPLPVAALKGLTPVDIETRFYDDRLELIPFDEPADLISISVETYTAKRAYQIASEYRKRGVPVLMGGFHATLMPEEVKRFADVIITGEAESVWETMIDDLRHGTLQREYHGTQTDLRSIRVDRSLFAGKRYLPIGLVETGRGCRFHCEFCAVQSFYQQRYRRRDPDHVLRELAGLKGTKNLFFFVDDNFAGSLRESREFLPALAKAGIRWVTQMSIDAAHDEEFVRALSQAGCRGVLIGFESLNEANLRQMKKGFNTMKGGYSQALANLRRHHIAVYGTFVFGYDHDTPDSFGEAVAYAREQSMYIAAFNHMTPFPGTPLYARLAQENRLRFEHWWLDDHYRYNELPFSPAQLSPEAVTQGCLSARKAFYSSRSILQRSWRNRGDFFMFRNYFPINWLHHREISCRNGYPLGDENWQGKLAEVK, from the coding sequence ATGCGGCTGACATTTATTCATCCGGCGATCGGCCACCGGCGCGGCGAAACCTATCTGCGATCCTGGCAGATGGAGCCTCTGCCGGTCGCGGCACTGAAAGGGCTGACACCGGTGGATATTGAAACACGGTTTTACGACGATCGTCTGGAGCTGATCCCGTTTGATGAACCGGCAGATCTGATCTCAATTTCAGTTGAAACCTATACCGCGAAGCGGGCCTATCAGATAGCCAGTGAGTACAGAAAGCGCGGTGTGCCGGTGCTGATGGGCGGGTTTCACGCCACGCTGATGCCGGAGGAAGTGAAACGCTTTGCGGATGTCATTATCACCGGAGAGGCGGAATCAGTCTGGGAAACCATGATTGATGATTTACGCCACGGCACACTGCAGCGGGAATATCACGGAACACAGACTGATCTGCGCAGTATCCGTGTTGATCGCAGCCTGTTCGCGGGAAAACGTTATCTGCCGATAGGGCTGGTGGAAACCGGGCGCGGCTGCCGTTTCCACTGTGAATTCTGTGCGGTGCAGTCGTTCTATCAGCAGCGTTACCGGCGGCGCGATCCGGATCATGTGCTGAGGGAACTGGCGGGTCTCAAAGGCACAAAAAATCTGTTTTTCTTTGTGGATGATAATTTCGCGGGCAGCCTGCGGGAAAGCCGCGAGTTTCTGCCGGCACTGGCGAAAGCCGGGATCCGCTGGGTGACCCAGATGAGTATTGATGCCGCACATGATGAGGAATTTGTCCGCGCGCTGTCACAGGCTGGTTGCCGGGGCGTGCTGATTGGCTTTGAATCCCTGAATGAAGCCAATCTGCGGCAGATGAAAAAAGGTTTTAACACCATGAAAGGCGGCTACAGTCAGGCACTGGCTAACCTGCGCCGCCATCATATCGCCGTTTACGGCACATTTGTGTTCGGCTATGACCATGATACCCCGGACTCATTCGGCGAGGCGGTGGCTTACGCCCGCGAACAGAGTATGTATATCGCGGCATTCAACCATATGACGCCGTTTCCGGGAACGCCGCTTTATGCGCGGCTGGCGCAGGAAAACCGCCTGCGCTTTGAGCACTGGTGGCTCGATGATCATTACCGTTACAACGAACTGCCGTTCAGTCCGGCACAGCTGTCTCCGGAGGCAGTAACGCAGGGGTGCCTCTCAGCAAGGAAGGCATTTTACAGTTCACGCTCGATTCTTCAGCGCAGCTGGCGTAACCGGGGCGATTTCTTTATGTTTCGTAACTATTTCCCGATTAACTGGCTGCATCACCGTGAAATCAGCTGCCGCAACGGCTATCCGCTCGGTGATGAGAATTGGCAGGGTAAATTAGCAGAGGTTAAATGA